One genomic segment of Halalkalicoccus tibetensis includes these proteins:
- a CDS encoding glycosyl hydrolase — MDRRKFIGLAAATAGTGVALAGCTADDEAEERTDTGDDEPAAEESASEVPEEGPEPEGGDGRPYTHYDLDVHDERSVGRPVWIDKDGRVYGRSGPRVVVSDDWWETTETLYSFEEEGTTEEYVQMVVVPDSGRIIASTGGRGETGGTVHLLDEDLEGSETLYQFDYGRMSNEFGHAVHEDVVVISCYGMSDYEANRHANEVILSTDGGESFDLILEPELVTTDAANHHIHDVEYDPHAERIWVAVGDHGNSQLYWSDDLGDSWSEIDDRGAITMVTQVAAFEDCVVLGTDGVPEGIMRWERDGPDDEPEGADDFVRVHVQIDTDPDDDVMELYARRRWHVREDDGRELCLMPFGYSTMHDTAEDSVLLASVDGDEWYELHRTQTREILLTNVMGPLSMDGDRRTLVSDSNQGAHQIDATVPEFWT, encoded by the coding sequence TCGCGCTCGCGGGCTGTACGGCCGACGACGAGGCCGAAGAGAGGACGGACACCGGGGACGACGAGCCCGCCGCCGAGGAGTCGGCGAGCGAAGTTCCCGAGGAGGGGCCGGAGCCGGAAGGCGGCGACGGCCGCCCGTACACCCATTACGATCTGGACGTCCACGACGAGCGCTCGGTGGGACGGCCCGTCTGGATCGACAAGGACGGGCGCGTCTACGGGCGCAGCGGTCCCCGCGTGGTGGTCAGCGACGACTGGTGGGAGACGACCGAGACGCTGTACTCCTTCGAGGAGGAGGGGACGACCGAGGAGTACGTCCAGATGGTGGTCGTCCCGGACAGCGGGCGGATCATCGCGTCGACCGGCGGGCGGGGTGAGACCGGCGGGACGGTCCACCTCCTCGACGAGGATCTCGAGGGCTCCGAGACGCTCTATCAGTTCGACTACGGACGCATGTCGAACGAGTTCGGCCACGCCGTCCACGAGGACGTCGTCGTCATCTCGTGCTACGGGATGTCGGATTACGAGGCGAACAGACACGCGAACGAGGTGATCCTCTCGACCGACGGCGGCGAGTCCTTCGACCTGATCCTCGAACCCGAACTGGTCACCACTGACGCGGCGAACCACCACATCCACGACGTTGAGTACGATCCGCATGCCGAGCGGATCTGGGTCGCGGTGGGCGATCACGGCAACTCCCAGCTCTACTGGAGCGACGATCTGGGCGACTCCTGGAGCGAGATCGACGACCGGGGCGCCATCACGATGGTCACGCAGGTCGCCGCCTTCGAGGACTGCGTCGTCCTCGGTACCGACGGCGTCCCCGAAGGGATCATGCGCTGGGAGCGCGACGGCCCGGACGACGAACCCGAGGGGGCGGACGACTTCGTTCGCGTCCACGTCCAGATCGATACCGACCCCGACGACGACGTGATGGAGCTGTACGCACGCCGTCGGTGGCACGTCCGCGAGGACGACGGCCGGGAGCTCTGTCTGATGCCCTTCGGCTACTCCACGATGCACGACACCGCCGAGGACTCGGTTCTCCTGGCGAGCGTCGACGGCGACGAGTGGTACGAGCTCCACCGAACGCAGACGAGGGAGATCCTGCTCACGAACGTCATGGGGCCGCTCTCGATGGACGGCGACCGGCGAACGCTGGTCTCCGACAGCAACCAGGGAGCCCACCAGATCGACGCGACGGTGCCGGAGTTCTGGACGTAG